The following proteins are encoded in a genomic region of Takifugu rubripes chromosome 9, fTakRub1.2, whole genome shotgun sequence:
- the gtf3c6 gene encoding general transcription factor 3C polypeptide 6 isoform X2: MTKCGGSCKILDIASEKPMMQVGQYVFAGEYEDALGTCVLFEEGQKKDHVPELKYTCHTVKKLMMQRIFLTEKKECETSEGSGDCDDLDCASCPSQEERDKQGESEDHTSVTDFQD, from the exons ATGACCAAGTGCGGCGGTTCATGCAAGATTCTC GATATCGCTAGCGAGAAACCGATGATGCAGGTCGGACAATATGTGTTTGCTGGCGAATATGAAG ATGCTTTAGGAACATGTGTGTTGTTCGAGGAAGGTCAAAAGAAAG ATCATGTTCCGGAGCTCAAGTACACATGCCACACTGTGAAAAAACTGATGATGCAACGAATCTTCctcacagaaaaaaaggaatgtGAAACAAGCGAAG GAAGTGGGGATTGTGATGACCTGGACTGCGCATCCTGTCCCAGCCAAGAAGAAAGAGACAAACAGGGAGAATCAGAAGACCATACAAGTGTGACAGATTTTCAAGACTGA
- the gtf3c6 gene encoding general transcription factor 3C polypeptide 6 isoform X1, which yields MEDEWEEEEQLVVVELSGIINSDFMTKCGGSCKILDIASEKPMMQVGQYVFAGEYEDALGTCVLFEEGQKKDHVPELKYTCHTVKKLMMQRIFLTEKKECETSEGSGDCDDLDCASCPSQEERDKQGESEDHTSVTDFQD from the exons ATGGAAGAtgaatgggaggaggag GAGCAGCTTGTGGTGGTGGAGCTCTCTGGAATTATCAACAGTGACTTTATGACCAAGTGCGGCGGTTCATGCAAGATTCTC GATATCGCTAGCGAGAAACCGATGATGCAGGTCGGACAATATGTGTTTGCTGGCGAATATGAAG ATGCTTTAGGAACATGTGTGTTGTTCGAGGAAGGTCAAAAGAAAG ATCATGTTCCGGAGCTCAAGTACACATGCCACACTGTGAAAAAACTGATGATGCAACGAATCTTCctcacagaaaaaaaggaatgtGAAACAAGCGAAG GAAGTGGGGATTGTGATGACCTGGACTGCGCATCCTGTCCCAGCCAAGAAGAAAGAGACAAACAGGGAGAATCAGAAGACCATACAAGTGTGACAGATTTTCAAGACTGA
- the LOC115251118 gene encoding cadherin-related family member 5, whose protein sequence is MSKNLAWRLERSHEFHQGRVSLFQTNLLNSLVTSPSGPARLHLCPCPAAFEGGSSQQCCLHNKSGGYGCRRRSFRGFDTNRYVRHHSVVPEAQVSPEMALTETKSSISKAKVLVCLLAAFWCLRTAAGMSGWGGCMDGQDVYGSIRENSRYGDVVAELMVEPMVEGIWWSLDGKDADWFFLEDSSIRLNASAEKVLDREAQGPILMASLRCHENDMIQSTYRIMVEILNANDNFPVFEDRAELTVPLSELTPVDTVVFSVQANDPDNDKIIYSIDQTSPDAEYFKIELPNSGEVILSKPLDYEAKNQLAVTIHASEMYTEEHFNTSTNVSIIVLDGDDQYPQFLPCMLLFEDETRRICTSPVYTVNVTEGEEDIVLDFSPGPIHAVDGDSGLRSPISYAILSGDDDGRFRLDGETGEMRLTQGVSDRLTTPRLHLNIMAYQVDDPRKYTVATVLVRVLAVNHFHPEFQNAEYRGFVSTGKTGASLVNTYGGKVLKLHVQDGDFNHDSNPMIHFSFTLTSNYTTIYRITQEGLLIAKTNKLKPSQKHVLEVMAVDQESGDAAFAIVVVEVLAEGQLVPYSALAEERKFSCTLGKALFLCTVFLTILGCIVSMVMWLKKKHRGKRDPLERGCVAQGKHPNVSLRWFQLLNHRNTMAHVGETLYDGEYGTCNPSFSFPETPGMYTLHDLPPGPGSEPPRMTATPEIHTTAMETVRNPTDNVSAPNKHPCSPPSSHSATVKVRRPPPPPGEKAASSPDSEAPPNTSPDSMPFVPERTPCTSLDSEPTEITPDDDLIDPVTSPSSQSSIPWSRTRIAAAEIEKPLCKPSMKTSPDSPHQPSPLPRQLCTPPSTPDHSPLKATLIHIDTSSIDTPLATPKLTSISLSVEMGEFSTSLDERDQSEPETAGAGSPTQDRRPPTLSVNPQDVCEAGGTAGDGFLGDEVGDKRDEGSERRKTVEEVR, encoded by the exons ATGAGCAAAAACCTGGCCTGGAGACTGGAGAGGAGCCATGAGT TTCATCAAGGTCGGGTGTCTTTGTTCCAAACAAATCTCTTGAACTCACTTGTGACCTCGCCATCAGGACCTGCACGCCTCCatctctgtccctgtccag CAGCGTTTGAGGGTGGGAGCAGTCAGCAATGCTGCCTCCATAACAAGTCAGGAGGATATGGGTGCCGACGGAGAAGCTTCAGAGGATTTGACACCAACAGGTACGTCAG ACATCATTCAGTGGTTCCTGAGGCCCAAGTGAGCCCAGAAATGGCCCTTACCGAAACAAAAAGTAGCATCTCCAAAGCCAAAGTCCTCGTCTGTTTGCTGGCGGCCTTCTGGTGTCTGCGCACAGCCGCAG GAATGTCAGGCTGGGGTGGGTGCATGGATGGCCAGGACGTGTACGGAAGCATCAGAGAAAACAGTCGTTATGGAGACGTTGTGGCTGAACTCATGGTTGAGCCCATGGTGGAGGGTATTTGGTGGAGCCTGGATGGAAAGGATGCGGATTGGTTCTTCTTGGAGGACAGCAGCATCCGGCTGAACGCgtcagctgagaaggtccttgACCGAGAG GCGCAGGGTCCGATCCTCATGGCCTCGCTGAGGTGTCATGAGAATGACATGATTCAG AGCACATATAGGATCATGGTGGAGATTCTCAATGCGAATGATAATTTCCCTGTGTTTGAGGACAGAGCTGAGCTCACTGTTCCCCTAAGTGAG CTGACTCCTGTGGACACTGTTGTCTTCAGCGTCCAGGCCAATGATCCAGATAATGACAAGATCATTTACTCCATTGATCAGACATCA CCTGATGCAGAATATTTCAAGATTGAACTCCCAAACAGCGGCGAGGTGATCCTGTCCAAACCCCTCGACTATGAGGCCAAAAACCAGCTGGCTGTTACCATCCATGCCTCA gAAATGTACACGGAGGAGCACTTCAACACCAGCACCAATGTCAGCATCATAGTCCTGGATGGAGATGACCAGTACCCGCAGTTCCTGCCCTGCATGCTGCTCTTTGAGGATGAGACCAGACGTATCTGCACCAGTCCCGTCTACACGGTCAACGTCACGGAGGGCGAAGAG GACATTGTGTTGGACTTCTCTCCGGGTCCCATTCATGCAGTAGATGGAGACAGCGGGCTGAGGTCTCCCATCAGCTATGCCATTCTCTCAG GAGATGACGACGGGCGTTTCCGGTTGGACGGAGAGACGGGGGAGATGAGACTCACGCAAGGGGTCAGCGACAGACTGACCACTCCGAGGCTGCACCTCAACATCATG GCATACCAGGTCGACGACCCCAGGAAGTACACCGTTGCCACGGTATTGGTCCGAGTTCTGGCGGTGAACCATTTTCATCCAGAGTTCCAGAATGCTGAATATCGAGGCTTTGTGAGCACGGGGAAGACCGGTGCCTCTCTGGTCAACACCTACGGCGGCAAAGTCCTTAAGTTGCATGTGCAAGATGGAGACTTTAACCAT GATTCCAATCCCATGATCCACTTCAGCTTCACTCTGACATCAAACTACACAACCATCTACCGAATCACTCAGGAGGGTCTTCTGATTGCCAAGACCAATAAACTCAAACCGAGCCAGAAACATGTACTGGAG GTCATGGCTGTCGATCAGGAATCGGGTGATGCCGCCTTCGCCATTGTGGTGGTGGAAGTGCTGGCTGAAGGGCAACTGG TTCCCTACAGTGCACTGGCAGAGGAGCGCAAGTTCAGCTGCACTTTGGGGAAAGCGTTGTTCCTCTGCACGGTCTTCCTGACTATTCTTGGGTGTATCGTTTCCATGGTGATGTGGCTGAAGAAGAAGCACCGGGGAAAGAGGGACCCGCTGGAGAGGGGCTGCGTGGCCCAGGGCAAACACCCAAATGTG AGCTTACGATGGTTCCAACTG CTGAATCACCGTAACACCATGGCACACGTGGGGGAAACGCTGTACGACGGTGAATATGGAACCTGCAATCCCTCTTTCAGCTTTCCAGAAACACCGGGCATGTACACCCTTCACGACCTCCCGCCTGGTCCTGGATCTGAGCCACCCAGAATGACTGCCACACCCGAAATCCACACGACTGCGATGGAAACTGTTCGCAACCCCACTGACAACGTTTCAGCGCCCAACAAACACCCCTGCAGTCCACCCAGCTCTCACTCAGCCACTGTGAAGGTGAGAcgccctcctccaccaccaggaGAAAAGGCTGCTTCATCCCCGGACTCAGAGGCACCACCCAACACCAGTCCAGACTCAATGCCCTTTGTACCTGAAAGAACCCCCTGTACCAGTCTCGATTCAGAACCCACAGAAATAACCCCCGATGATGACCTGATTGACCCTGTCACCAGTCCCTCCTCTCAGTCTAGCATTCCATGGAGCAGAACCCGAATAGCCGCAGCAGAAATAGAAAAACCTCTCTGCAAACCCAGCATGAAGACCTCTCCTGACTCCCCTCATCagccctcccctctccccagaCAGCTGTGTACACCCCCATCCACACCGGACCACTCACCTTTAAAAGCCACGCTGATACATATAGACACGTCTTCTATCGACACCCCTCTGGCAACGCCCAAGCTAACATCCATAAGTCTGAGCGTTGAGATGGGAGAGTTCTCCACATCCCTGGATGAAAGGGACCAATCAGAGCCCGAGACCGCAGGTGCCGGTAGCCCAACTCAGGACAGAAGGCCCCCGACACTCTCTGTAAACCCACAGGATGTCTGCGAGGCGGGGGGCACAGCAGGCGATGGTTTCCTGGGGGACGAAGTGGGAGACAAGAGGGACGAAG GATCGGAGCGCCGAAAGacagtggaggaggtgaggtga
- the calub gene encoding calumenin-B has protein sequence MELRPLVMCFALCVVYATSKPTEKKDRVHHEDPLSNLEHDDAENFDYDHEAFLGQEEAKTFDQLTPEESKERLRMLVERIDEDKDGYVTVEEMKKWIKHAQKKWIYDDVDRQWKSHDLDEDGVVSWEEYKKATYGYIMDDSDPEDGYSYKQMMARDERRFKMADLDSDMKANKEEFTAFLHPEEYDHMKDIVVLETMEDIDKNGDGLIDLDEYIGDMYNQEGDAREPEWVKTEREQFTEFRDKNKDGKMDKDETRDWILPNDYDHAEAEAKHLVYESDTDKDNRLTKEEIVDKYDLFVGSQVTNFGEALSQHDEF, from the exons ATGGAGCTGCGGCCACTAGTTATGTGCTTTGCCCTCTGTGTGGTTTATGCCACCAGCAAACCCACCGAGAAGAAGGACCGTGTTCACCACGAGGACCCACTCAGCAACCTGGAACACGACGATGCCGAGAACTTCGACTACGACCACGAAGCTTTTCTGGGACAAGAGGAGGCCAAAACTTTTGACCAGCTCACCCCTGAGGAAAGCAAGGAGAGGCTCAG GATGTTGGTGGAACGAATAGATGAGGATAAGGATGGATATGTTACAGTCGAGGAGATGAAGAAGTGGATCAAGCACGCTCAGAAAAAGTGGATCTACGACGACGTGGATCGCCAGTGGAAGAGCCATGACCTCGATGAAGATGGAGTGGTGTCATGGGAGGAGTACAAGAAAGCTACATATGGATACATTATGG atgactctgaccctgaagaTGGCTACAGCTACAAGCAGATGATGGCTCGTGATGAGAGGAGATTCAAAATGGCAGACCTTGACAGCGATATGAAAGCAAACAAGGAGGAGTTTACAGCTTTTCTCCACCCAGAGGAATATGACCACATGAAAGATATTGTTGTGCTG gaaacTATGGAAGACATTGACAAGAACGGAGATGGGTTAATTGATTTAGATGAATACATTG GTGACATGTACAACCAGGAGGGCGACGCAAGAGAACCTGAGTGGGtgaagacagagagggagcagtTTACCGAATTccgagacaaaaacaaagatgggaAGATGGACAAGGACGAGACCAGAGACTGGATCCTGCCCAATGACTACGACCACGCTGAGGCAGAGGCCAAACACTTGGTCTATGAATCAGATACAGACAAA gaTAACCGTTTGACCAAAGAAGAGATCGTGGACAAGTACGACTTGTTTGTGGGTAGCCAGGTGACCAACTTTGGAGAAGCTCTCAGTCAACACGACGAGTTTTAA